The nucleotide sequence GGTAATCTCATGGATCACATTCACACTAGCTTCCATTTTGGCGGTATTGGATTCAATCTCCGACATCGCATTCCGCGTTGATTGTAATGCGGACTCTCCATTAGAAGTCTCTAATCTCATTCTTTCCGCGTCATTTTTCGTATCCATAAGGGAAGTATGGACATTACGAATTCTATCTTCGAGTTCCGCTAAAGATGCCGTAGCTTGTTCAACCGTACTAGACTGGCTTTCCGCTCTAGCTGATGTGGAATGAATGGATGCTGCGATTTCTTCCACCCCTGAACTCATTTGTTCCGTGGAGGCTGCTTGCTCTTGCATCTTTATGGAGAGATCTTTTGTTTTTCCTTCTAAAACTTTCGAACTTTGGGAAAGTTTTTCGGATTCTTTGATAACGGTTTTGACAACGATCCTAAGTCGTTTTACGAAATCGTTCAACATCTTGCTACTTCTTCCCAGCTCGTCCGTTGAAAGCATAGGCAGTTGGATTTCCAACTCCCCTTGGGACATTTCCACAAAAGCATTCATCATATTTTTGGAATTCCTACGAATACTGGCTGCCAGTAGATAGGAAGAAATAGTAAGAGTAATTACCATAAAAAGTATGGTGAGAGAAAGCGCCAAAGTAACATCTCCCAATTTTAACCAACCTGAGGTCTCTTCCACAAGGAGGTAACCGAAAATCACGACGGGTAATAGAGCGATGGATGCGATCGTAGAAATGATCCTAACGAAAATAGACACTTTACGAATGTCTTTTTCTTCTAAAGGTAATCCGTTCAATCTGTCCGATTCCAATACTTCCGAGAGTACTGATTCGGTTAAAAAGAAATGAGAAATTCCTAAGGTAGGATAAATGATCAGGGGTAATAACAAGAATGGCGCTGATTCGAAAAATTCGGGAATAAAGAATAGATGCATCAATTTCCAAGCTGCAGGAATTCCGTAACTCCATTGTACGATATAAAACCCGGTGTTTAGAAGCGGGAAATTCAGAAGTTTTTTCTTAACTTCCACTTTTCCTTTTGTGTTCAATTTTTCCCAATTATTGGGTTCCAGATTGGATAAGAGCCTTCCTAAATATAGGAATCTAAGTGTGGGGAAAAAATAAGAGGTGGTCAATACGACCGTAGAGGATCCGATCAATGCGATCGCCTTATTGAAATCATACGCTCCGGCAGCGATAATGAATAGAACAGCCAGAGGGACGGCGAGAACCGAAGTTAATAGTTCCAGGCCTAAGGTCAGTCTCCATCTAAGTTTTCTAGATTCTCCCCTTGTCATTTCCGTTCTTTCCCTTTTTTTGATTTGAAAGAAGCCTTGGGCTTCCAGATATTTCATGACAATGAGACGCAGATTGCTTTTATCATCCACCTCTTTGTTGATTTTACTCTTTGGATTCTTTTACATCGATTTTGAAATTTATGGAAAAAGTCAGTCAGCCGACACAACTTCGCCTTCTAGTATTCAATCGGGGCCGATGTTAGGTTACTCCACTCATAAAGAAGTAAAAATATGGGTCCAGACTAAGAGTCCTTCTAAAGTTTATGCGAAATATTTTATTTCCGGTAACCCGGAACAAAGTCACAATACTCGTGAAGTAACTACGGAACACTATAAGGGGAATGTTGCACATCTGATTGCGGATGTATTGGAACCGGGAAAAATATATGAATATTTAATTTATATCAATGGAAAACGCCAAGACCCCAAGTCTGAACAAAAGTTTAGGACACAACCGATTTGGATAGGAAAGCCGAGTGGACCGCCGGATATCAAATTCGCTTTGGGGAGTTGTGCATTCGTAAACGATCCAAAATACGACACTCAAACAAAACCTTATGGAGGAGAATATTTTATCTATCAATCCATCTCTGCTCGAAAACCGGATTTTATGATTTGGATGGGAGATAATGTATATTTAAGAGAACCGGATTGGGAGTCCAGAACTGGATTCATTTATCGTTATACGGAGCAGCGATCCTTGCCGGAACTGCAACCTTTGCTCGCGAACGTTCATCATTATGCGGTTTGGGATGATCATGATTGGGGGCCGAATGATGGCGATGCATCCTTTTGGATGGGAGCGACAGCGGAAGAAATTTTCAAACTGTTTTGGGCCAATCCGAACTATTCGAAAAAAGGGATATATGGATCCTTCACTTGGGGGGATGCTCAATTCTTTTTGATGGACGATCGCAGCTTTAGGACTGCAAACGATAATAAAACAGGCCCAAGATCATTCTTCGGAGAGGAACAATTGGATTGGCTGGTCAATAGCTTAGCATTCTCCAAGGCTACTTTTAAGTTCGTAGTAGTAGGGGGTCAGGTCTTAAATCCGTTATCCGTTTTCGAGAATTATTCTACTTATGCGGAAGAAAGGGAAAAACTTCTTTCTAAAATTTCCAAATTAAAGATAAAAAATCTGATATTTTTGACCGGTGATAGACACTTTACGGAATTATCATATATCGAGGAAGGATTCGAATATCCTATATACGATTTTACCGTTTCACCATTGACTTCTTCCACTCACGCACCGATTACCGAAAAAAATCCTTTAAGGATCGAAGGTACTTTTGTAGACGATAAAAGGAATTTCGGAACGATAGAAATTACAGGTCCTTTAAAACAAAGGAACTTAGTATTTAGAATTTTTGATTCTTCAGGAAAAGAACTTTGGTCCAGGGAAATTAAGGCCAAATGAAAATCCAAACGTTTATGTTATATCTTCTTTCGGTCATATTTATCCTCTTTCTTGGACTTTTCGGCTTATTATATTCTAACCAGGACAAGTTAATCTTCTTCCCGGAAATTCTACCCGAGGATTTTCGTTTTACTTTTCCATATAAGTTCCAGGAAGTCTCTTTGGAGTTGGAAGACGGAGAGAAGATATTTGGGTTATTCTTCCCTGCGCAAGGCCCTTCTAAAGGTACTGTTTTGTATTTTCATGGCAATGCGGGAAGTTTAAGGAGTTGGGGAGGAGCAGCCGAGGATTTTGTCCCGAAAGGTTGGGACCTTCTCATGACCGATTATAGAGGTTACGGAAAAAGTAGGGCCAAGTTAAACGAGAAGGGAATGTACCAGGATGCTGAACGTTGGTACGAATATTTGAAAACCGATAAATTGAAGAAGGAGAACGAGATCATTCTTTACGGAAGATCTATCGGAACCGGGGTTGCAGTGGATTTGGGAACCAAGACAAATCCCGGCCAAATTATATTAGAAACTCCTTATACTTCTTTGGCCGACCTGGCAAAAGAATATTATCCGTTTGTGCCTGAATGGTTTTTGTCTTATTCTCTCAAATCGGAAGATAAGATAGGAAAATTGCGTTCTCCTATTACGATCATACATGGGAACGAGGACGAGATCATACCTTTCCGTCTGGGAAAAAAATTGTTTAAAACCGCTTTGGAATCGGGAGTAAAAACGGATTTTTTAGAAATAGAAGGAGGAAATCATAATAATCTTTCTTTATTTCCAGAATACCAAAAAGGATTGGAAAAAATCCTAGAATCAGTCCATCTAAACCGAAAAAAGTCAGGCTCTCAGAGATAATCTGGGAATAAAACTTTCAGTTTTGCGACCGTGTCCGGATTCCTGCGTTCAGGAGCGGTGATGATGGAATATTTAGTACTATTCTTCAGACTTAGATCGTCTCCATTTCCAAGATCCGGGATTAAGGCACTCAAAAGTTTTTTGGCATTCTCCGCATTCTTTCCTAGATTTGCCATCACCATTTCCGCAGTGACCGCTTCTTCATTCTCTCTCCAACAATCGTAGTCCGTGGACATACAGATCATTTGGTAAACGATCTCCGCCTCTCTTGCAAGTTTAGCTTCCGGAAGTACACTCATATTAATAATATCTCCTCCCCAGGAACGATACATATGAGATTCCGCTCTTGTTGAGAATAGAGGTCCTTCCATACAAACCAAGGTTTTGTTTTGGTGGATAGGAAGATTGATCTTTAGAGCCGCCTTATTAATTCTATCGCTCAGATTTTTGGAAAAAGGGTCGGCGAATGGAGCATGAGCCACCACACCCTTTCCGAAGAATGTGGATTCTCTCCCTCTGGTCCTGTCAATAATCTGGTTAGGAAGAACAAAGTCCAAAGGTTTGATCTCTTCCCTCAAACTTCCGACGGAGCTGAAAGCTACGATCTCTTCTACGCCTAAAATTTTGAGTGCGCAGATATTCGCTTTCATTGGGACTTCGTGAGGCATGATAAAATGTCCCACCCCGTGACGAGGGAGAAATGCGATCAGTTTGTCGTGGATCTTTCCGATCTTGATCGTGTCGGACGGTTTACCCCAAGGTGTTTCCGGAAGGACTTCTTCGACAAGTTCCATTCCATCCAGACTATAGAGACCTGTGCCTCCGATAACTGCAGCTTTTACTTTGGTCCCCATATCCCTCTCCTCTTGCCCGGAATAAATTCCATATATCGAAATATGGGTCCGATTGTAAAGAAGAAGGAAATGAAAAGGTATTAGGAATTACCGCTCAATATTTTTAACTCGGAAGCCTTTGTTTTGATCCGATCAATCTCCGAATTTAAGTTGGCTGAATCTTCGTTGATCTCATTAATATCTTTTTCTAATTGGGACATGGTTCGGATCATTTCCTTTTGGCCCAAGGATTGTTCCTTTTCAGACTCATAGATCTCACTGGAAACAGATTTGATACTTTCCAATTCACTTAAGAATTTACGAATAATATTTGTCTGCTCTAAGTAAAGTTTGTTCATCTGAACGATCCTATCCGAAGTTTCCAGGATCTTGAATTTTTGTTTTTCGGTTAGATCTCCCGTTTCCGCCGAAGCACTTTTTGCTTCTTGAATAAAACTTTGGGACTGTCTTACGATCGTAGAGATGGACTTCGCGTTTTCCGAGGTAAAGTCTGCGAGTTTACTAACTTCGTTTGCGACTACCGCAAATCCTCTTCCTGCTTCTCCCGCTCTTGCTGCTTCGATAGACGCGTTTAATGCGAGAAGGTTCGTTTTATCCGCTATCTCTCCCATGATCTGGTTAATCTGATCCACTTTGTCAAAGGAACCGGCAATGTCTGCCAGATATGATTTGGTCTTTTCGGCGGCGATGGTCACATTCTCCATATCCGCTTTATTATCATTTGCGAATGAGGAAAGTGCTTCGCTATAGCCTGTTATATTAGAAACTATATCTCCTAACTTTTTGGAATCGTCCACAAGCTCGTTCAAACTTGTGTTTTGTGATTCAATGGATCTAGAAGTGTTTGTAGACGCGGCTGAGAGTTCTTCTAATACCGCATTTACCTCTTCCAAGGCTGCTGCTTGGGATTCCATTTTTTCTCCCATACGATTGATGAATTGTGCAAATTTTACGATAGAATCTTCCAAACTGATCGCAGAATCTTTGATGATCGATTGATTCTCGCTTAGTTTTTCGAGGAGATCTTTGGAGTCGGAATAGAGACGGTTTCCTTCCTCCGTCAGTCTTAGAAATAATCTCATCAATTGAGCTAGTATTACGCTCGCAACGAATATAAATGCAATTTTGATGATTTCGGTGGAAGCGCTTATATTATAAGGAAGTTTCGCTTCTTCCGGATCCATTACGAAACCTGCACCATTTTTAAGAGCGCATACAAGAGCGACTATCGCACCCGCGGTGGAGAACGCCCCAACTACCAAAACAAAAATCCTTTCTCCCAATAGGCAGGAGTAGATCATTATATAAAAATAAATGAAGAATAATACGACGTTCTTCAAAGTTCCAGCCGCTACATCCGGAGAAACGAAAGTGTCCAAGATCAAGGTCGCACTTAGGACATTCACATCGAATAATACGAAAAGTTTATGAAATCCAATGGACATATTCTTTTTGCGATTTGCCACAAAATTGAAAATGCAGTATAGACCTATAAAAGCCGTACCGCCTGCGTGAACCATAAATTGTAAGGGTTGAAAACTCTTATAGGCACCCGCCAAAGAAACGATAAAAAGTAAGACTAGCCCGAGCCGTATCCGGTTGATTACGATAGCCCCGTTCTTCCAGATTTGCAGGATCGTGGACTCCGTTTTTATATAGGAAATTTCCATTCTTACCTCGACTAAGAGCATTATCGGAGGCAGATGTTCATGTCTGAATATGAAGGGCCCCGAAAGATCTTTTAGAATAGACGGAATTTACCTAATCAGACTAACGTTGGGGGTCCGTTTATTCGTAAGAATGCCCGCTGAATATACGTTACATATCTTAAGAAAGGGAAGATCTTACTTCATCCAGGATACGATCCATTTCCAAGATACCGGCTTCGAATAAGGCAGGTCCCGGCTGTAAAATAATCGCAGGGTCCATCTCGAAAATTTTATCGTTTTTGATCGCCGGAATGTCTTTCCATTCCTCTCTGGTTCGAACCCATTCAAAATCCATTGGTTTTC is from Leptospira sp. WS58.C1 and encodes:
- a CDS encoding methyl-accepting chemotaxis protein — translated: MTRGESRKLRWRLTLGLELLTSVLAVPLAVLFIIAAGAYDFNKAIALIGSSTVVLTTSYFFPTLRFLYLGRLLSNLEPNNWEKLNTKGKVEVKKKLLNFPLLNTGFYIVQWSYGIPAAWKLMHLFFIPEFFESAPFLLLPLIIYPTLGISHFFLTESVLSEVLESDRLNGLPLEEKDIRKVSIFVRIISTIASIALLPVVIFGYLLVEETSGWLKLGDVTLALSLTILFMVITLTISSYLLAASIRRNSKNMMNAFVEMSQGELEIQLPMLSTDELGRSSKMLNDFVKRLRIVVKTVIKESEKLSQSSKVLEGKTKDLSIKMQEQAASTEQMSSGVEEIAASIHSTSARAESQSSTVEQATASLAELEDRIRNVHTSLMDTKNDAERMRLETSNGESALQSTRNAMSEIESNTAKMEASVNVIHEITDRIGLLSLNAAIEAARAGEAGKGFAVVAQEISKLGEQTQENAKRIRATLVEAVKATTSGREVLENTEVAFRRIGDTAQNTSDRILQVSSLSESQLVASAQVKNAFSELIRSAEEIRNHTKEQSQTSLEFSKTIGSISEATEFLNGIVNDIDSLAEKLAQQANSLKKEVEFFKT
- the mtnP gene encoding S-methyl-5'-thioadenosine phosphorylase, which produces MGTKVKAAVIGGTGLYSLDGMELVEEVLPETPWGKPSDTIKIGKIHDKLIAFLPRHGVGHFIMPHEVPMKANICALKILGVEEIVAFSSVGSLREEIKPLDFVLPNQIIDRTRGRESTFFGKGVVAHAPFADPFSKNLSDRINKAALKINLPIHQNKTLVCMEGPLFSTRAESHMYRSWGGDIINMSVLPEAKLAREAEIVYQMICMSTDYDCWRENEEAVTAEMVMANLGKNAENAKKLLSALIPDLGNGDDLSLKNSTKYSIITAPERRNPDTVAKLKVLFPDYL
- a CDS encoding alkaline phosphatase D family protein, yielding MRRRLLLSSTSLLILLFGFFYIDFEIYGKSQSADTTSPSSIQSGPMLGYSTHKEVKIWVQTKSPSKVYAKYFISGNPEQSHNTREVTTEHYKGNVAHLIADVLEPGKIYEYLIYINGKRQDPKSEQKFRTQPIWIGKPSGPPDIKFALGSCAFVNDPKYDTQTKPYGGEYFIYQSISARKPDFMIWMGDNVYLREPDWESRTGFIYRYTEQRSLPELQPLLANVHHYAVWDDHDWGPNDGDASFWMGATAEEIFKLFWANPNYSKKGIYGSFTWGDAQFFLMDDRSFRTANDNKTGPRSFFGEEQLDWLVNSLAFSKATFKFVVVGGQVLNPLSVFENYSTYAEEREKLLSKISKLKIKNLIFLTGDRHFTELSYIEEGFEYPIYDFTVSPLTSSTHAPITEKNPLRIEGTFVDDKRNFGTIEITGPLKQRNLVFRIFDSSGKELWSREIKAK
- a CDS encoding alpha/beta hydrolase; the encoded protein is MKIQTFMLYLLSVIFILFLGLFGLLYSNQDKLIFFPEILPEDFRFTFPYKFQEVSLELEDGEKIFGLFFPAQGPSKGTVLYFHGNAGSLRSWGGAAEDFVPKGWDLLMTDYRGYGKSRAKLNEKGMYQDAERWYEYLKTDKLKKENEIILYGRSIGTGVAVDLGTKTNPGQIILETPYTSLADLAKEYYPFVPEWFLSYSLKSEDKIGKLRSPITIIHGNEDEIIPFRLGKKLFKTALESGVKTDFLEIEGGNHNNLSLFPEYQKGLEKILESVHLNRKKSGSQR
- a CDS encoding methyl-accepting chemotaxis protein, whose amino-acid sequence is MEISYIKTESTILQIWKNGAIVINRIRLGLVLLFIVSLAGAYKSFQPLQFMVHAGGTAFIGLYCIFNFVANRKKNMSIGFHKLFVLFDVNVLSATLILDTFVSPDVAAGTLKNVVLFFIYFYIMIYSCLLGERIFVLVVGAFSTAGAIVALVCALKNGAGFVMDPEEAKLPYNISASTEIIKIAFIFVASVILAQLMRLFLRLTEEGNRLYSDSKDLLEKLSENQSIIKDSAISLEDSIVKFAQFINRMGEKMESQAAALEEVNAVLEELSAASTNTSRSIESQNTSLNELVDDSKKLGDIVSNITGYSEALSSFANDNKADMENVTIAAEKTKSYLADIAGSFDKVDQINQIMGEIADKTNLLALNASIEAARAGEAGRGFAVVANEVSKLADFTSENAKSISTIVRQSQSFIQEAKSASAETGDLTEKQKFKILETSDRIVQMNKLYLEQTNIIRKFLSELESIKSVSSEIYESEKEQSLGQKEMIRTMSQLEKDINEINEDSANLNSEIDRIKTKASELKILSGNS